Proteins encoded together in one Terriglobus saanensis SP1PR4 window:
- a CDS encoding TonB-dependent receptor, translating into MRIRRNLKKSRFIAFVLLSLCAFAGTLRAQIDTATVAGRVTDKTGATVPMADITVTSTETNFVYHAKSAPNGEWTISPVHIGTYKLTVSAAGFSQAVAGPFNLSVQQRQQFDLVLQTGEVSSVVEVTDTAPVLETATSERSQLIDSRTMQTLPLNGRNPVQLAQLSAGVTVSEPGARDEGGYGFSANGARSLQNNFLLDGIDNNSNLPDLLNEANYVVMPSVDALQEFRFETDSYSAEFGRATGAVINATTKSGTNHIHGVVYEFLRNQAFDARNYFDQTLPSYHQNQFGATIGLPILHDKLFLFADYEGLRLSQGQTYTALIPTAAQRSGDFTSQLDLTAPTGVSDCNGNVTYNGELFDTKNTQASATSPTGYCGVPFGYNADGTPSNVIPTTAIDTLGAKLAALYPAPNANGAGYNYVSNPKLTRNANQGDVRVDQVLTHSDNIFYRFSMSRAPSTIPATFPGLADGGGFFSGVGDNRAYSIAVSETHVFSPTRVNEIRVGYNRLHTNRFQFNSGTDVSGQIGFPGVPYQAGTDNGGLPQMFFNDVATLGSPTYLPSNEIQNTYSLSDTFTLIVHSHSIKFGGEYRPEEFTIFQPAAPRGTLNFGTQFTDNPASQGTGGSGFATLLTGQPDGGGINNINNVDYNRKVYGLFLQDDWRVTPSLTLNVGIRYDIFSAILERHNSQANFNPITGQLDIPKSNNAVLTPTLASLLTVNRTASNGLIPPIYTNVSPRFGLAYQFKKGWVLRAASGLFFNGEESGPYSNPSPGFNPPYFASQNFVAPCSLASYAAVLDCSVPGLRTLANGFPSNALSDPNTPNLFSEDNLKTPYVAQWHVTVQHELTSHTTVEVAYVGSKGTHQYTFGNLNQASPTADSSAASAPRRPFPTLDTSIGWLRSNGFSNYNSAQVKLEQHLSHGVAAIVNYTYSHALGNSSNANLGAQNNDSFRNERLLSEYGNLDFDNRHRFTTGYSWDLPIGKGKAFAGSAGPVLNYAIGNWQLSGIATLSSGTWFTVTDSNANFANSDGQQRPDFVPGQKSSDKPCLPGTFFNTCAFQDPALGSYGNVSMNSVNGPGNKNWDISILKTVPLSEARRFELRGEFYNALNHPNFLFAAPGPQNSNNATTFGSTNFGVVTAARDPRLIQIGLKFYY; encoded by the coding sequence ATGCGCATCCGAAGGAATTTGAAGAAAAGCCGTTTCATTGCGTTTGTTCTCCTTTCCCTTTGCGCCTTCGCGGGCACCTTACGAGCGCAAATTGATACCGCCACCGTTGCAGGCCGCGTCACCGATAAGACGGGTGCGACGGTGCCGATGGCGGACATTACTGTGACCAGTACCGAAACGAACTTTGTGTATCACGCAAAGAGCGCACCGAATGGTGAGTGGACGATCAGTCCGGTGCATATTGGTACCTATAAGTTGACCGTAAGCGCGGCTGGGTTCAGCCAGGCGGTCGCTGGTCCGTTCAATCTCAGCGTTCAGCAGCGGCAACAGTTTGACCTTGTACTCCAGACCGGGGAAGTAAGTTCCGTTGTGGAAGTGACGGACACCGCACCGGTTCTGGAGACGGCGACCTCAGAGCGTAGCCAGCTGATCGATAGCCGCACGATGCAGACGCTTCCGCTGAATGGGAGAAATCCTGTGCAACTGGCACAGCTGTCGGCTGGTGTGACGGTCAGCGAGCCCGGAGCTCGTGATGAAGGCGGATACGGTTTCAGCGCCAATGGAGCGCGTTCTTTGCAGAACAACTTCCTGCTTGATGGCATCGATAACAACTCCAATCTTCCCGATCTTTTGAATGAAGCGAACTATGTCGTGATGCCGTCGGTGGATGCTCTTCAGGAGTTTCGCTTTGAAACGGACTCCTACTCCGCGGAGTTCGGCCGTGCTACGGGCGCTGTGATCAACGCAACGACCAAAAGCGGTACGAACCATATCCATGGAGTGGTCTATGAGTTCTTGCGCAATCAGGCATTTGACGCGCGGAACTACTTCGATCAGACGTTGCCTTCCTATCACCAGAACCAGTTCGGTGCGACGATCGGCTTGCCCATCCTGCACGACAAGCTCTTCCTGTTTGCGGATTATGAAGGCCTGAGGTTGTCACAAGGGCAGACCTATACGGCGCTTATTCCAACCGCTGCGCAACGGTCAGGAGATTTTACCAGTCAGCTGGATCTCACCGCGCCCACTGGCGTTTCGGACTGTAACGGCAATGTGACGTACAACGGCGAACTCTTCGACACGAAGAACACACAGGCTTCTGCGACCAGCCCCACTGGGTATTGCGGCGTGCCCTTTGGCTATAACGCGGATGGGACACCCTCCAATGTCATTCCGACAACGGCCATCGATACGCTGGGCGCGAAGTTGGCGGCTCTTTATCCAGCGCCGAACGCAAACGGGGCGGGCTATAACTATGTGTCGAATCCTAAGCTGACTCGCAACGCAAACCAGGGCGATGTCCGCGTAGATCAGGTTCTGACGCATAGCGACAATATCTTTTATCGGTTCAGTATGAGCCGTGCTCCATCCACGATTCCGGCGACGTTTCCCGGGCTGGCCGATGGCGGCGGCTTCTTCAGCGGCGTTGGGGATAACCGGGCCTATTCGATTGCTGTGAGCGAAACGCATGTCTTTTCACCGACCCGCGTGAACGAGATTCGTGTGGGCTATAACCGCCTGCATACGAATCGTTTCCAGTTCAACTCCGGCACGGACGTTTCCGGACAGATCGGATTTCCGGGTGTGCCATATCAAGCGGGTACGGATAACGGTGGTCTGCCGCAGATGTTCTTCAACGATGTAGCCACCCTGGGCAGCCCCACTTATCTCCCGTCGAACGAGATCCAGAACACTTATTCTCTTTCGGATACGTTCACGTTGATTGTGCATAGTCACAGCATCAAGTTTGGTGGCGAGTACCGCCCTGAAGAATTCACGATCTTCCAGCCCGCTGCTCCACGTGGCACACTCAACTTTGGAACACAGTTTACGGATAACCCGGCCAGCCAGGGAACCGGCGGAAGCGGTTTTGCAACTCTGCTCACAGGGCAGCCTGATGGCGGTGGCATTAACAACATCAATAATGTTGACTACAACCGTAAAGTTTATGGCTTGTTTCTGCAGGATGATTGGCGCGTCACGCCCAGTTTGACGCTCAATGTAGGTATTCGCTACGACATCTTTTCTGCTATCCTCGAACGGCATAACTCTCAGGCGAACTTCAATCCCATCACAGGGCAGCTTGATATTCCTAAGAGCAACAATGCTGTGCTCACGCCAACGCTTGCAAGTCTCTTAACCGTGAATCGAACCGCATCGAACGGTTTGATTCCGCCGATCTACACAAACGTCTCTCCCCGCTTCGGTCTTGCCTATCAATTCAAGAAAGGTTGGGTATTGCGCGCGGCTTCGGGGCTCTTCTTCAACGGGGAAGAGAGCGGGCCTTACAGCAATCCAAGTCCGGGCTTCAATCCCCCTTACTTTGCCTCGCAAAACTTTGTAGCACCTTGTAGCCTGGCGTCGTATGCCGCGGTGCTGGACTGTTCGGTTCCTGGACTTCGTACACTTGCGAATGGATTCCCGTCCAATGCTCTCAGCGATCCCAATACGCCGAATCTATTTTCCGAGGACAATTTGAAGACGCCTTACGTGGCGCAGTGGCACGTGACCGTACAGCATGAACTCACGTCGCACACCACGGTGGAAGTTGCCTACGTGGGGTCGAAGGGAACGCACCAATATACGTTTGGCAATTTGAATCAGGCCTCGCCTACAGCGGATTCTTCCGCTGCTTCCGCGCCGCGCCGACCTTTCCCGACGCTTGATACCTCGATCGGTTGGCTGCGTTCGAACGGATTCTCAAACTACAACTCCGCTCAGGTGAAGCTGGAGCAGCATCTGAGCCACGGTGTGGCAGCGATTGTGAACTACACCTACAGCCACGCTCTTGGAAATTCTTCGAACGCGAACCTGGGTGCGCAGAACAATGATTCCTTCCGCAATGAACGACTGCTCAGTGAGTACGGAAACCTGGACTTTGATAATCGGCATCGGTTTACGACAGGTTATTCCTGGGACCTTCCTATTGGTAAGGGAAAGGCTTTTGCGGGTAGTGCGGGCCCCGTACTCAATTACGCGATTGGCAACTGGCAGTTATCCGGAATTGCAACGCTGTCTTCGGGCACATGGTTTACCGTAACTGACTCCAATGCAAACTTTGCGAACTCCGACGGACAGCAGAGACCAGACTTTGTGCCGGGACAAAAGTCGTCAGACAAGCCCTGTCTTCCTGGCACATTCTTCAACACATGCGCCTTCCAAGACCCCGCGCTTGGATCGTATGGCAACGTATCTATGAATTCGGTAAATGGGCCAGGAAATAAAAACTGGGACATCTCCATCTTGAAGACGGTCCCGCTCAGCGAGGCAAGGCGTTTTGAATTGCGCGGAGAGTTTTACAACGCGCTCAACCATCCGAACTTCCTCTTTGCCGCACCCGGGCCGCAGAACTCCAACAATGCGACGACGTTCGGTTCAACAAACTTCGGAGTGGTGACTGCCGCTCGCGACCCGCGGCTCATTCAGATCGGGTTGAAGTTCTATTACTAA
- a CDS encoding DeoR/GlpR family DNA-binding transcription regulator, which produces MKKEVAKRHLNETRIEEPLQEGMMAEERRMQILQILRSEGRAKVNELAQRFNTSAVTIRSDLNELDQRGLVQRSHGGAVIQDTVFRESPVHERIKSQSKEKQRIGAMAATLVREGETIILDSGTTALEVARNLKNIPMIQVITNGVNIAAELLNSRNTQIIMMGGTVRNDSASIVGRSTEDMLEQFSADKLFLCGAGCDPDFGVSGTNLEETMANRAMLRAAREIIVVADASKFSKRSMSLIASFSEVDIVISDVSMLPEVQERIRSFGCKLILV; this is translated from the coding sequence ATGAAGAAAGAAGTAGCCAAGAGACATCTCAACGAAACACGTATAGAAGAACCCTTGCAAGAAGGCATGATGGCCGAAGAGCGGCGCATGCAGATCCTACAGATCCTCCGGTCGGAAGGCCGGGCCAAGGTCAACGAACTCGCCCAGCGCTTCAACACCTCCGCCGTAACTATTCGTAGTGACCTCAATGAACTAGATCAGCGCGGCCTGGTGCAGCGCTCACACGGTGGTGCGGTCATTCAGGACACCGTCTTCCGCGAGTCGCCAGTCCACGAGCGAATCAAGAGTCAATCTAAAGAGAAGCAGCGCATTGGTGCAATGGCTGCTACCCTCGTTCGCGAGGGAGAGACCATCATCCTCGATTCAGGTACGACTGCTCTTGAGGTCGCTCGCAATCTAAAAAATATTCCCATGATTCAGGTCATCACCAATGGCGTGAACATTGCAGCGGAACTGCTCAACTCTCGCAACACGCAGATCATCATGATGGGTGGCACCGTCCGTAACGACTCTGCCTCGATCGTCGGCCGTTCCACCGAAGACATGCTGGAGCAGTTCTCTGCCGACAAGCTCTTCCTCTGCGGCGCTGGCTGCGATCCCGACTTCGGTGTGAGCGGCACAAACCTCGAGGAGACCATGGCGAACCGCGCCATGCTCCGCGCTGCACGCGAGATCATTGTTGTTGCCGATGCCAGCAAATTCAGTAAGCGCAGTATGTCTCTAATCGCCTCCTTCTCAGAAGTCGACATCGTCATCAGCGATGTAAGCATGCTGCCAGAGGTGCAGGAGAGAATCCGTTCCTTCGGCTGCAAACTGATTCTGGTGTAA
- a CDS encoding SIS domain-containing protein — protein sequence MGALTSLLELPIAEQELRGLTFTPQEIAQQPETWRRTAQLFESEQEKLVAFLERAGVVGPLEKRPVVMLIGAGTSDYIGESLAPLLRKRWGCETSAVASTSLLPSLSEYVVPGRRYLWISFSRSGDSPEGVNVLEQALEMYPEISHLVVTCNPHSRMAALAANQPHACTAVLDDAVNDRSLAMTSSFTNMVIFGQCLAHARSFAEYQPILEGMIASAKRFIADSADLSKAIAEHGTQRICMIGSGSLAAVAQEASLKVLEMSGGHIKTMSQTSLGLRHGPMAALDSDTDLICFLSSERTRVRYEIDLLREIRAKKITATCIVVGLKSSEAEALPFCDIYHAIDGSFPDAYRPPVDVIFGQLLGLYSSISLGLRPDAPSPAGVINRVVSDFTIYR from the coding sequence GTGGGTGCCTTGACCAGTTTGCTTGAACTACCCATCGCCGAGCAGGAACTACGGGGACTGACGTTCACACCGCAAGAGATCGCTCAACAGCCGGAGACCTGGCGCAGGACTGCGCAGCTCTTCGAATCGGAGCAGGAGAAATTAGTAGCCTTCCTCGAACGTGCCGGAGTCGTCGGCCCACTCGAAAAGCGCCCGGTCGTTATGCTGATCGGCGCAGGCACATCCGACTACATCGGCGAATCACTCGCTCCCCTTCTTCGGAAGCGTTGGGGCTGTGAAACATCGGCGGTCGCAAGTACCAGCCTGCTTCCCAGTCTCTCCGAGTACGTCGTACCGGGACGTCGCTATCTCTGGATATCTTTTTCTCGCTCCGGCGACTCTCCTGAAGGCGTCAACGTATTGGAACAGGCGCTGGAGATGTACCCCGAGATCTCGCATCTTGTCGTAACCTGCAATCCTCATTCGCGCATGGCCGCCCTTGCGGCCAACCAACCTCATGCCTGCACGGCAGTCCTCGACGACGCGGTGAACGATCGCAGTCTTGCCATGACAAGTTCTTTCACCAACATGGTCATCTTTGGGCAATGCCTCGCCCACGCCCGGAGCTTCGCCGAGTACCAACCGATCCTCGAAGGCATGATCGCCTCCGCAAAGAGGTTCATTGCCGATTCCGCCGATCTCTCAAAGGCCATCGCGGAGCACGGAACCCAGCGTATCTGCATGATCGGTTCTGGCTCTCTTGCTGCTGTTGCGCAGGAAGCTTCTTTGAAGGTTCTTGAGATGTCTGGAGGCCACATCAAGACGATGTCGCAGACCTCTCTTGGACTTCGCCACGGCCCCATGGCCGCGCTCGACAGCGACACCGACCTGATCTGCTTCCTCTCTTCGGAACGCACACGTGTTCGCTATGAGATCGACCTTCTCCGCGAGATCCGAGCCAAGAAAATCACCGCGACCTGCATTGTCGTTGGCCTGAAATCAAGTGAGGCTGAGGCCCTGCCCTTCTGCGACATTTACCACGCAATCGACGGGTCGTTCCCCGATGCCTATCGCCCGCCTGTGGACGTGATCTTCGGACAGCTTCTTGGGCTCTACTCGTCAATCTCTCTTGGTCTCCGACCGGATGCACCAAGCCCCGCAGGCGTGATTAACCGCGTCGTAAGCGACTTCACCATCTATCGCTAA
- a CDS encoding acyltransferase family protein, whose protein sequence is MGTSVAVPPQRNVAVDAYRGLVMLLMMGEVMQFEVVARSFPSSTIWRILSFNQSHVQWVGMGLHDMIQPSFTFLVGVALPYSLRSRQKKGQSFQKIVGHTIWRSFLLVALGIFLRSIHSPMTNYTFEDTLTQIGLGYTFAVLLTFVRPRWQWTAFGTLLFFYWLAWALYPAPGPNFPYASVGVPDAWHQHLLHGFASHWNKNSNLGQAFDVWFLNLFPRPDRFLFNEGGYLTLSFIPTLATMLLGLAAGRWFIASTPVIPIRKFLIAAVLLLSGGLLLHFTGICPIVKRIWTPAWTLWSGGVCFLFLAAFSWFVDIKKNTRIAYPLVVVGMNSIAAYLMAHLFEDFILSSFRINLGMRVLNVFGTALEPVFIGALTLAIYWLILHWMFRNKIFLRI, encoded by the coding sequence ATGGGCACATCCGTAGCCGTTCCGCCGCAACGCAACGTTGCAGTCGATGCCTATCGCGGCTTAGTCATGCTGCTCATGATGGGCGAAGTCATGCAGTTTGAAGTCGTGGCCCGCTCTTTCCCGAGCAGTACCATCTGGCGCATACTCTCCTTTAATCAAAGCCACGTGCAGTGGGTCGGCATGGGTCTCCACGATATGATCCAGCCGTCCTTCACCTTTCTGGTGGGCGTCGCTCTTCCCTACTCGCTACGCAGTCGTCAGAAAAAGGGTCAGAGCTTCCAGAAGATCGTCGGCCACACCATCTGGCGAAGCTTTCTTCTTGTCGCCCTGGGTATCTTTCTGAGGTCCATCCACAGCCCCATGACGAACTATACGTTCGAAGATACGCTCACGCAGATCGGTCTTGGGTATACCTTTGCCGTCCTCCTCACCTTTGTTCGACCGCGCTGGCAATGGACAGCCTTCGGTACACTCTTATTCTTTTACTGGCTCGCCTGGGCGCTCTATCCCGCGCCCGGCCCCAACTTCCCTTATGCTTCCGTTGGAGTTCCGGACGCCTGGCACCAGCATCTTCTTCATGGCTTCGCCTCGCACTGGAATAAGAACAGCAATCTTGGACAGGCCTTCGATGTCTGGTTCCTTAATCTGTTTCCCCGCCCGGATCGCTTCCTTTTCAATGAAGGTGGCTATCTGACGCTCAGTTTTATCCCCACGCTCGCCACCATGCTTCTTGGACTGGCTGCAGGACGTTGGTTTATCGCGAGCACACCGGTCATTCCAATTCGCAAATTCCTTATCGCCGCTGTGCTTCTCCTGAGCGGGGGACTTTTGTTGCACTTTACCGGTATCTGTCCCATCGTTAAACGAATCTGGACGCCTGCCTGGACGCTCTGGAGCGGCGGTGTCTGCTTTCTCTTTCTCGCAGCCTTCTCCTGGTTTGTAGACATCAAGAAAAACACACGGATTGCCTATCCTCTTGTTGTAGTGGGAATGAACTCCATCGCCGCTTACCTGATGGCCCACCTCTTCGAAGATTTCATCCTAAGCAGCTTCCGTATTAACTTGGGCATGCGTGTCCTGAACGTCTTTGGCACAGCGTTGGAGCCGGTCTTTATAGGTGCACTCACGCTCGCGATCTATTGGCTTATACTGCACTGGATGTTCCGGAACAAGATTTTCCTTCGCATTTGA
- a CDS encoding lipase encodes MTLERIGWKLVMALFLGAMVLQARSQPNTAVPVIFVHGNGDDSAKWIGIIWLFESNGYPADKLFAVRFPHPNSRADDSRDEINRSSTTDEAAELSAFVTRVLIQTHARKVALVGSSRGGLTIRNYLLHGGSANVAYALLSGTPNHGVLATDKNQGGEFNGKGNFLTALNSPSSDGSEVVSGVRMMTLRSDKLDKYAQPTGIAFGTPQMATGVTFEGPALRGASNVMLPNLDHRELAFYPTAFAEMYKFITGTSPQRRSVTPEDNPTLSGLITGFENGAFTNLPVSGAHLSIYPIDTAKGIESSTPAYETTTKEDGRWGSFQAASVQEYDFDLEYQGRHVHFYKAPLPRSTTLLNLRFMPVPRTAESGSAAQISQILIARPQGYFSRERDAVQIDGKLSTDEPSGLPLLDSFVAKVPAISGKLTQVTLRNETIWARPSEDFSKELPIVDFLW; translated from the coding sequence ATGACACTCGAACGCATCGGATGGAAACTCGTCATGGCCCTTTTTCTGGGGGCCATGGTGCTCCAGGCTCGGTCGCAGCCCAATACCGCCGTTCCTGTCATCTTCGTCCATGGCAATGGGGATGACTCCGCAAAATGGATCGGCATCATCTGGCTTTTTGAGAGCAACGGCTATCCTGCCGACAAACTCTTCGCTGTTCGTTTTCCTCATCCCAACTCCCGTGCAGACGATTCGCGGGATGAGATCAATCGCTCTTCCACAACGGATGAAGCTGCCGAGCTCAGTGCGTTTGTCACCCGTGTACTCATCCAGACCCACGCTCGCAAGGTCGCCCTCGTCGGTAGCAGTCGCGGTGGCCTTACCATTCGTAATTACCTTCTTCATGGTGGCAGTGCGAATGTAGCTTATGCCTTACTCTCCGGAACCCCGAACCACGGCGTTCTGGCCACAGACAAGAATCAGGGTGGGGAGTTCAACGGAAAGGGCAACTTCCTTACGGCTCTCAACAGCCCCTCTTCCGATGGTTCGGAAGTTGTCTCCGGCGTCAGGATGATGACGCTCCGAAGCGATAAGCTCGATAAATACGCTCAGCCGACGGGCATCGCTTTCGGTACTCCACAGATGGCGACAGGCGTCACATTCGAAGGTCCCGCATTGCGTGGAGCCAGCAATGTTATGCTTCCCAATCTCGACCATCGGGAACTCGCCTTCTATCCCACGGCTTTTGCGGAGATGTACAAATTCATCACCGGAACATCTCCTCAGCGCAGGTCTGTTACGCCCGAAGACAATCCCACCCTCTCCGGTCTTATCACGGGCTTTGAGAATGGCGCATTTACCAATCTTCCGGTGAGCGGGGCGCACCTCAGCATCTATCCCATCGATACGGCAAAAGGCATCGAGAGTTCTACTCCTGCTTATGAAACCACAACAAAAGAGGATGGCAGGTGGGGCTCCTTTCAGGCTGCTTCGGTCCAGGAATATGACTTCGACCTCGAGTACCAGGGACGCCATGTTCACTTCTACAAGGCACCGCTTCCTCGCTCCACTACGCTACTCAACCTGCGCTTTATGCCCGTACCTCGTACAGCGGAATCCGGTTCTGCAGCACAGATAAGCCAGATCCTGATAGCTCGACCGCAAGGGTACTTCTCACGCGAGCGCGACGCGGTTCAAATCGACGGAAAGCTTTCCACCGACGAACCAAGCGGATTGCCCCTTTTGGACTCCTTTGTTGCCAAAGTTCC
- a CDS encoding Gfo/Idh/MocA family oxidoreductase → MNFDDKEISFASWSRRRFMQMSAATAVAANLGSLAHAEASGSATMIDVPFQKKDPRVVLIGTGGRGTNLLQNLLAADAQMVGLCDLVKEKAEHAASLVVAAGQKKPELYTDGPHDFEKMLSRQDVDLVVIATPWVWHTEMAIFGMKHGKDVALEVPGVTTIEDCWKIVKTSEETRKHCMMLENCCYGYNETLILRMVHAGKFGELLYGEGAYLHDLREELFSTAGEGLWRRAEHLKRDGNIYPTHGLGPVANYMGIQRGDRFGYIVSMSTPQRGLDAYRKEHLKADDPRMAEKYVTGDMNTSMIKTVNGLTITVKHAVANPHPYDRINLIAGTKGVFQDYPPRIYLDGQNSDESWEPIDKWKEYQHPLWKTEGEIAQKLGGHGGMDYIMLYRLLQCVREGLPPDIDVYDTAAWSSVAPLSVASVSHGSAPVEFPDFTRGKWKQRKVSAIATQV, encoded by the coding sequence ATGAACTTCGACGATAAGGAAATAAGTTTTGCGTCGTGGAGCAGGCGGCGCTTTATGCAGATGAGTGCGGCGACTGCCGTTGCCGCAAACCTGGGAAGCCTTGCGCATGCCGAAGCGTCCGGGTCGGCAACGATGATCGACGTGCCTTTTCAAAAGAAAGACCCGCGCGTGGTCTTGATCGGGACTGGAGGTCGAGGCACGAACCTGCTCCAGAACCTGCTCGCCGCCGATGCGCAGATGGTGGGTCTCTGCGATCTTGTGAAGGAGAAGGCCGAGCACGCGGCTTCTCTCGTGGTAGCGGCAGGGCAGAAGAAGCCGGAGCTCTATACAGACGGTCCGCACGATTTTGAGAAGATGCTTAGCAGGCAGGATGTAGACCTGGTTGTGATTGCGACTCCGTGGGTCTGGCATACGGAGATGGCGATCTTCGGCATGAAGCATGGCAAAGATGTCGCCCTCGAAGTGCCTGGGGTTACAACAATCGAAGATTGCTGGAAGATCGTGAAGACGTCGGAAGAGACACGCAAGCACTGCATGATGCTGGAGAACTGTTGTTACGGATACAACGAGACGCTCATCCTGCGGATGGTGCATGCAGGGAAGTTTGGCGAGCTGCTGTACGGAGAGGGAGCTTACCTTCACGACTTGCGCGAAGAGCTGTTCTCAACAGCAGGTGAGGGTCTGTGGCGGCGTGCCGAGCACCTCAAACGCGACGGCAATATCTATCCAACCCACGGGCTAGGACCGGTAGCGAACTATATGGGGATCCAACGCGGCGATCGCTTCGGGTACATCGTTTCGATGAGCACGCCGCAACGCGGTCTGGACGCCTACCGCAAAGAACATTTGAAGGCAGACGATCCGCGCATGGCGGAGAAGTACGTCACCGGCGATATGAACACTTCCATGATCAAGACGGTGAACGGTCTGACGATCACCGTGAAGCACGCGGTGGCGAACCCTCATCCCTATGACAGGATCAACTTGATCGCCGGAACGAAGGGCGTTTTTCAGGACTATCCTCCGCGCATCTATCTCGACGGACAGAACTCCGATGAGTCGTGGGAGCCGATCGATAAGTGGAAGGAGTATCAGCATCCGCTTTGGAAGACCGAAGGGGAGATCGCGCAGAAGCTTGGCGGTCACGGCGGCATGGACTACATCATGCTTTACCGTTTGCTGCAGTGCGTACGCGAAGGCTTGCCGCCGGACATCGATGTCTATGACACTGCTGCCTGGTCTTCCGTAGCTCCGCTCAGCGTTGCTTCAGTCAGCCACGGCAGCGCGCCCGTGGAGTTTCCCGACTTTACTCGAGGCAAGTGGAAGCAGCGGAAGGTTTCGGCGATCGCCACGCAGGTCTAG